In Brevundimonas sp. SGAir0440, one DNA window encodes the following:
- the udk gene encoding uridine kinase, with the protein MTILIAITGGSGSGKSTLAEALVSALPEGSAVLVREDSYYKDAASLPGFDAATFDFDDVTARDHDLMIADLKALKAGRAVTAPVYSFIHHGREPGGEPIPAAEVVIVEGTHVLCTPDLTALFDIRVFVDTPADIRFIRRLLRDQAERGRSADSVVAQYLATVRPGHERLTEPSRTHADFIVADATAAVRLEDPQAVVRLAAPVLAHPLLQALLDD; encoded by the coding sequence ATGACCATATTGATCGCGATCACGGGGGGCTCCGGCTCCGGCAAGAGCACCCTGGCGGAGGCGCTGGTTTCGGCCCTGCCCGAAGGGTCGGCCGTGCTGGTGCGCGAGGACAGCTATTATAAGGACGCGGCCTCCCTGCCCGGCTTCGACGCCGCGACCTTCGACTTCGACGATGTGACGGCGCGCGATCACGACCTGATGATCGCGGACCTGAAGGCATTGAAGGCCGGGCGCGCGGTGACGGCGCCGGTCTATTCCTTCATCCACCACGGCCGCGAGCCGGGCGGCGAGCCGATCCCGGCGGCCGAGGTGGTGATCGTCGAGGGCACGCACGTTCTGTGCACCCCCGACCTGACCGCCCTGTTCGACATCCGGGTCTTCGTGGACACCCCCGCCGACATCCGCTTCATCCGCCGCCTGCTGCGCGACCAGGCCGAGCGGGGCCGGTCGGCGGATTCGGTCGTGGCGCAATATCTGGCCACGGTGCGTCCGGGCCACGAGCGCCTGACCGAACCGTCCCGCACACACGCCGACTTCATCGTCGCCGACGCGACAGCCGCCGTCCGCCTGGAAGACCCGCAGGCCGTGGTGCGTCTGGCTGCACCGGTCCTGGCCCATCCGCTGCTGCAGGCCCTGCTGGACGATTAG
- a CDS encoding long-chain-fatty-acid--CoA ligase — translation MLGLMQDWPLTVDKIIDHAKNWHGEREVVTRSVEGPIVRTTYAQIHDRAKRVSSALKDWGVQPGDRVATLAWNTANHIEAWYGIMGIGGVCHTLNPRLFPEQLVYIINHAEDRIIFVDLTFVPLLEAILPHIPKVERVVIMTDAAHMPQTKLPKAVAYEDAIAGQSTDVVWGDFDEQTACGLCYTSGTTGNPKGVLYSHRSNFLHTFMGLQATVMGATPKEVILPVVPMFHANAWGIAFAGPAAGTKLVMPGAKMDGQSIYELIEQEGVTFSAAVPTVWQGLFAHMKQNGLGFSTLKRVLIGGSACPESLIRGFQDDFGVEVTHAWGMTETSPIGTIANLPPEILKLSYDEQMKYRLKQGVPPLGVELKLKDEAGAELPHDGATFGRLMVKGPTISRAYFKEDGSILDDEGFFDTGDVATVDDLGFMQITDRAKDVIKSGGEWISSIEIENIAVGHPKVEIAAVIGAPHPKWDERPVLILKLKPDETLDKQEHLDFLTGKIAKWWMPDDVIAVDDIPLGATGKIDKKLLRDRMKDYRLPTAA, via the coding sequence ATGCTGGGCTTGATGCAGGACTGGCCGCTGACGGTCGACAAGATCATCGACCACGCCAAAAACTGGCATGGCGAGCGCGAGGTGGTGACGCGCTCGGTCGAGGGGCCCATCGTCCGCACGACCTACGCCCAGATTCACGACCGGGCCAAACGCGTGTCCAGCGCGCTGAAGGATTGGGGCGTCCAGCCGGGCGACCGCGTCGCCACCCTGGCCTGGAACACCGCCAACCACATCGAGGCCTGGTACGGCATCATGGGCATCGGCGGGGTGTGCCATACCCTGAACCCGCGCCTGTTCCCCGAACAGCTGGTTTACATCATCAATCACGCCGAAGACCGGATCATTTTCGTCGACCTGACCTTCGTGCCGCTGCTGGAAGCGATCCTGCCGCATATCCCCAAGGTCGAGCGCGTCGTCATCATGACCGACGCCGCCCATATGCCGCAGACGAAGCTGCCCAAGGCCGTCGCCTATGAGGACGCGATCGCCGGTCAATCGACCGACGTGGTCTGGGGCGACTTCGACGAACAGACGGCCTGCGGCCTCTGCTACACCTCCGGCACGACGGGCAATCCGAAGGGGGTGCTGTATTCGCACCGCTCCAACTTCCTGCACACCTTCATGGGCCTTCAGGCCACGGTGATGGGCGCCACGCCTAAGGAGGTGATCCTGCCGGTCGTGCCGATGTTCCACGCCAACGCCTGGGGCATCGCCTTCGCAGGCCCCGCCGCCGGCACCAAGCTGGTGATGCCGGGCGCCAAGATGGACGGTCAGTCGATCTATGAGCTGATCGAACAGGAGGGTGTCACCTTCTCGGCCGCCGTGCCGACCGTCTGGCAGGGACTGTTCGCCCACATGAAACAGAACGGTCTGGGCTTCTCGACCCTGAAACGCGTGCTGATCGGCGGCTCGGCCTGCCCCGAAAGCCTGATCCGCGGCTTCCAGGACGATTTCGGCGTCGAGGTGACTCATGCTTGGGGCATGACCGAGACCTCGCCCATCGGCACCATCGCCAACCTGCCGCCCGAAATCCTGAAGCTCTCGTACGACGAGCAGATGAAATACCGCCTGAAGCAGGGCGTGCCGCCGCTGGGCGTCGAGTTGAAGCTGAAGGACGAGGCGGGCGCCGAACTGCCTCACGACGGCGCGACCTTCGGTCGTCTGATGGTCAAGGGGCCGACGATCAGCCGCGCCTACTTCAAGGAAGACGGCTCGATCCTGGACGACGAAGGCTTCTTCGATACCGGCGATGTGGCCACGGTCGACGACCTGGGCTTCATGCAGATCACCGACCGCGCCAAGGACGTGATCAAGTCGGGCGGCGAGTGGATCAGCTCCATCGAGATCGAGAACATCGCCGTGGGTCACCCCAAGGTCGAGATCGCCGCCGTCATCGGCGCGCCTCACCCCAAATGGGACGAACGGCCCGTGCTGATCCTGAAGCTGAAGCCCGACGAGACGCTGGACAAGCAGGAGCATCTGGACTTCCTGACCGGAAAGATCGCCAAATGGTGGATGCCCGATGACGTGATCGCCGTGGACGACATCCCGCTGGGCGCAACCGGCAAGATCGACAAGAAGCTTCTGCGCGACCGGATGAAGGACTATCGTCTGCCGACCGCTGCCTAA
- a CDS encoding DUF1499 domain-containing protein — MPTRKPVPAILPWLTALAAAPFVLVVAAVTATRFGGLDLAIGYDLLTWTVARLLAWVGLAAALTAAVLALRDLKGRGIYALAALVLAGGTVAGFVLRQGQDATPHPRDVSTNLNEPPALPRAAGVRSGAPQTCDGVDAIPTQVLAQQATSALVDAGFVVTRATTFQVEAVHAGAWFGFATDAVVRIRPGRTDIRVAARGSRPDGGATCRLAAKITRNLEAAR, encoded by the coding sequence ATGCCGACCAGAAAGCCCGTTCCCGCCATTCTGCCCTGGCTGACGGCGCTTGCGGCGGCGCCCTTCGTGCTGGTCGTGGCGGCCGTTACGGCGACGCGGTTCGGCGGGCTCGATTTGGCGATCGGCTATGACCTGCTGACCTGGACCGTGGCGCGCCTCCTGGCCTGGGTCGGCTTGGCGGCGGCTCTGACGGCGGCGGTGCTGGCGCTGCGCGATCTGAAGGGCAGGGGGATCTATGCGTTGGCGGCGCTGGTTCTGGCGGGCGGGACCGTCGCCGGCTTCGTGCTGCGTCAGGGCCAGGATGCGACGCCTCATCCACGTGACGTCAGCACCAATCTAAATGAGCCCCCCGCCCTGCCGCGCGCCGCCGGCGTGCGCAGCGGCGCGCCGCAGACCTGTGACGGCGTGGACGCCATCCCGACCCAGGTTCTGGCCCAGCAGGCGACCTCGGCGCTGGTCGACGCCGGCTTCGTCGTCACCCGCGCGACAACCTTCCAAGTCGAAGCCGTGCACGCCGGCGCCTGGTTCGGCTTCGCCACCGACGCGGTCGTTCGGATCCGCCCCGGCCGCACCGACATCCGCGTCGCCGCACGCGGCAGCCGTCCCGACGGCGGCGCCACCTGCCGCCTCGCCGCGAAGATCACCCGAAACCTGGAAGCGGCACGCTAG
- a CDS encoding MBL fold metallo-hydrolase, protein MIPFVRTFDFAYGRRDQVSPLIQRVIADNPGPFTFTGTGTYIVGRPEAGAEVAVIDPGPLDEAHLAALLAAVEGRRVSHVLVTHTHRDHAPLARPFAEATGAQIGAARPPVRETHASGALDEDDDADFAPDVVLTGGEMIAGDGWTIEAMFTPGHASNHMAFALSEENALFCGDHVMGWSTTVVAPPDGSMRQYMASLDAVIARDFDVLWPTHGAPVRQVRPFLEAYRAHRLEREAQVLQRLAAGDRMIAEMIPVLYAAVDQRLWPAASLSVLAHLIKLVEDGAAISDGAPGLSAQFRLA, encoded by the coding sequence ATGATCCCGTTCGTAAGGACGTTCGACTTCGCCTATGGGCGGCGCGATCAGGTGTCGCCTTTGATCCAGCGGGTGATCGCCGACAATCCGGGGCCTTTCACCTTCACCGGGACGGGGACCTATATCGTCGGCCGGCCGGAGGCAGGCGCCGAGGTCGCGGTGATCGATCCGGGGCCGCTGGATGAAGCGCATCTGGCGGCGCTGTTGGCGGCGGTCGAGGGGCGGCGCGTCAGCCATGTTCTGGTGACGCATACGCATCGGGATCATGCGCCGCTGGCCCGGCCGTTCGCCGAGGCGACCGGAGCACAGATTGGGGCGGCTCGGCCTCCGGTGCGGGAAACGCATGCGTCGGGTGCGCTCGATGAAGATGACGATGCCGACTTCGCGCCCGATGTGGTGCTGACGGGCGGCGAGATGATCGCGGGCGACGGCTGGACGATCGAGGCGATGTTCACGCCCGGCCATGCGTCAAATCACATGGCGTTCGCTCTGAGCGAGGAGAACGCGCTGTTTTGCGGCGACCATGTCATGGGCTGGTCGACGACGGTCGTGGCCCCGCCGGATGGGAGCATGCGCCAATATATGGCCAGCCTGGACGCGGTGATCGCACGCGACTTCGACGTGCTGTGGCCGACGCATGGAGCGCCGGTGAGGCAGGTGCGGCCGTTTCTGGAGGCCTATCGCGCGCATCGGCTGGAGCGGGAGGCGCAAGTGCTTCAGCGGCTGGCGGCGGGGGATCGCATGATCGCCGAGATGATCCCGGTCCTTTATGCGGCCGTGGATCAAAGGCTGTGGCCGGCGGCGTCGCTGTCGGTCCTGGCGCATCTGATCAAGCTGGTCGAGGACGGCGCGGCGATCAGCGACGGCGCGCCCGGCCTGTCGGCGCAGTTCCGGCTTGCCTAG
- a CDS encoding HisA/HisF-related TIM barrel protein: protein MTDTANETWSVAGRTFNSRLIVGTGKYADYAQNAAAAEAAGAEIVTVAVRRVNLSDPTQPMLVDYVKPDRFTFLPNTAGCFTGEDAVRTLRLAREAGGWSLVKLEVLSNTAHLYPDMIETLRALDLLIKDGFDVMVYCTDDVVMAKRLEDAGAAAIMPAAAPIGSGLGIQNEVNVRLIVEQAKVPVLVDAGVGTASDATRAMELGCDAVLMNTAIAGAKDPIRMARAMKHAVIAGRDAYLAGRMAKRMYADPSSPLAGLI, encoded by the coding sequence ATGACCGATACAGCCAATGAAACCTGGTCCGTCGCCGGCCGCACTTTCAACTCGCGCCTGATCGTGGGCACCGGCAAGTACGCCGACTACGCCCAGAACGCCGCCGCCGCCGAGGCGGCCGGGGCCGAGATCGTGACCGTCGCCGTGCGGCGTGTGAACCTGTCGGACCCGACCCAGCCGATGCTGGTCGATTATGTGAAGCCGGACCGCTTCACCTTCCTGCCCAACACCGCCGGCTGTTTCACGGGTGAGGATGCGGTCCGAACCCTGCGCCTTGCGCGCGAGGCCGGCGGGTGGAGCCTGGTCAAGCTGGAGGTGCTGTCCAACACCGCCCACCTTTATCCCGACATGATCGAGACCCTGCGGGCGTTGGATCTGCTGATCAAGGACGGCTTCGACGTCATGGTCTATTGCACCGACGACGTGGTGATGGCCAAGCGGCTGGAAGACGCCGGCGCCGCCGCCATCATGCCCGCCGCCGCCCCGATCGGCTCAGGGCTCGGCATCCAGAACGAGGTCAATGTTCGCCTCATCGTCGAACAGGCCAAGGTGCCGGTTCTGGTCGACGCGGGCGTCGGCACGGCCTCCGACGCGACCCGCGCGATGGAACTGGGCTGCGACGCCGTCCTGATGAACACCGCCATCGCCGGGGCCAAGGACCCGATCCGCATGGCCCGCGCCATGAAGCACGCCGTCATCGCCGGCCGCGACGCCTATCTGGCCGGCCGGATGGCCAAGCGGATGTATGCCGACCCGTCGTCGCCGCTGGCGGGACTGATCTAA